The Leadbettera azotonutricia ZAS-9 genome has a window encoding:
- a CDS encoding protease inhibitor I42 family protein — MKKMLLIVAAVFLSATVFAGSARERTKRITFEFEGNQTTGYNWTYTMVPEGIVREVSAEYKKDKNASGRAGAGGRFVFMFEGLAQGETVLNFQYSRPWEGDAEPAKTEIHVLKVGANGKIFRQ; from the coding sequence ATGAAAAAAATGCTGCTCATTGTTGCGGCTGTATTCCTGAGCGCTACCGTGTTTGCAGGTTCAGCCAGGGAGCGCACTAAACGCATCACCTTTGAGTTTGAAGGCAACCAAACCACAGGCTATAACTGGACCTATACCATGGTGCCGGAAGGCATTGTCAGGGAAGTGTCCGCAGAATACAAGAAGGATAAAAACGCTTCGGGTAGAGCCGGCGCGGGGGGACGATTTGTTTTTATGTTTGAGGGGCTTGCCCAGGGGGAGACGGTGCTGAACTTCCAATATTCCCGGCCGTGGGAAGGCGACGCAGAACCGGCAAAGACCGAAATCCATGTGCTCAAGGTAGGGGCCAATGGAAAAATTTTCCGGCAGTAA
- a CDS encoding adenylate/guanylate cyclase domain-containing protein, which translates to MSEPSPSAVKGPLCAALAALVLSAVLGALGLFATIDRGIYDLLLSAKIRYFPLALNSQIIHADLSDSSEVRLGESLGSRGAFADFLNVLGSYNARVAFDFIFRTPAAEDAAFAEAARSASLCIMAIAPVEMEYANFAYDSLTSEEKALLSSNVWHIREHGKNNIPRARTFILSDYPISSAAAELAHIGVLPDSDGVYRRTPLFYRWEDGLIPAISLAVAVRELGIDPSAIEFYPGHCLVLPLSGDEAIRIPVDESCSALIPFTATWADDDYRISFERIAGAAHDEELYTSLFSELSGSMIMAADTTTGKRDFGITPGETVYPLSGIHTAVLSGIMEEYFYAPWSFAAKLGTLAVFLIALLFLSFIKKDARYNIAFLALLGGFTLWTVLAWFLLRLCPWYGAIGSGLFLFWISGFVLRLFRRYKEQILYQNALSRYFPRSLAARIASEKKIDLAPAYKELTILFSDIASFTAWSRDKEPSLVHAFLSEYLEAMGSIIFEYGGTVDKFMGDGILAFFGDPFDMPDHTRRCVDAAISMQKKIREMALTWKDRANIDLKVRMGINTGHVIVGNLGIKNRIEYTVIGADVNLGQRMEGAAPAGGILVTSAVREKTQDMFSFGERREVRVKGYEKPIEAYEVVFL; encoded by the coding sequence TTGTCAGAACCTTCACCATCGGCCGTTAAGGGGCCTTTATGCGCTGCGCTTGCCGCCCTGGTGCTGTCGGCAGTCCTTGGGGCATTGGGGCTTTTTGCGACGATTGATCGGGGCATTTACGATCTCCTGCTTTCGGCAAAGATACGCTATTTTCCCCTGGCTCTGAATTCCCAGATCATACACGCGGACTTAAGCGATAGTTCCGAAGTCCGCCTTGGGGAAAGCCTCGGCAGCCGAGGGGCTTTTGCCGACTTTCTCAATGTCCTGGGTTCCTATAATGCACGGGTTGCCTTTGACTTTATTTTCCGTACCCCTGCCGCGGAGGACGCTGCTTTTGCGGAAGCCGCCCGCTCTGCCAGCCTCTGCATCATGGCAATCGCGCCGGTGGAAATGGAGTACGCCAACTTCGCCTATGACAGTCTGACCTCCGAGGAGAAGGCCCTCCTTTCGTCCAATGTGTGGCACATACGGGAGCATGGCAAAAATAACATACCACGGGCGCGGACCTTTATACTTTCCGATTACCCTATTTCCAGCGCGGCAGCCGAGCTTGCCCATATCGGGGTGCTTCCCGACAGCGACGGTGTGTACCGCAGAACGCCTCTCTTTTACCGCTGGGAAGACGGCCTTATACCTGCTATTTCCCTGGCAGTGGCAGTGCGGGAACTGGGGATAGATCCTTCCGCAATCGAATTCTATCCCGGCCATTGTCTCGTCCTTCCCCTTTCGGGGGATGAAGCCATACGCATCCCTGTGGACGAAAGCTGCTCGGCCCTCATTCCCTTTACTGCTACCTGGGCTGACGACGACTACCGCATTTCTTTTGAGCGTATTGCCGGGGCTGCCCATGACGAAGAACTTTACACATCCCTTTTTTCGGAACTGTCCGGAAGCATGATCATGGCGGCAGATACCACCACAGGGAAACGGGATTTCGGCATTACCCCGGGGGAAACTGTGTACCCCCTTTCGGGGATTCATACCGCTGTGCTCTCGGGAATTATGGAGGAATATTTTTATGCCCCGTGGTCGTTCGCGGCAAAGCTTGGGACCCTGGCGGTCTTTTTAATCGCATTGCTGTTTTTAAGTTTCATAAAAAAGGATGCCCGCTATAACATTGCTTTTTTGGCGCTTCTCGGGGGCTTTACCCTTTGGACTGTGCTCGCCTGGTTTCTGCTGCGCCTCTGCCCCTGGTATGGGGCAATTGGGTCGGGGCTTTTTCTCTTTTGGATAAGCGGCTTTGTTCTGCGCCTGTTCCGCCGCTATAAGGAACAGATCCTCTATCAAAATGCCCTTTCCCGCTATTTCCCCCGTTCCCTTGCTGCCCGAATTGCTTCGGAAAAAAAGATAGACCTTGCCCCTGCCTATAAAGAGCTTACCATTCTTTTTTCTGATATCGCGAGCTTTACCGCCTGGTCCCGTGACAAAGAACCGTCACTGGTTCATGCTTTTTTAAGCGAATACCTGGAGGCCATGGGAAGCATCATCTTTGAATATGGAGGGACAGTGGACAAATTCATGGGCGATGGCATTCTCGCTTTCTTTGGCGATCCCTTCGACATGCCCGACCATACCCGCCGCTGCGTTGACGCTGCCATATCCATGCAAAAGAAAATCCGCGAGATGGCTTTGACATGGAAGGATCGCGCCAACATCGATCTAAAAGTCCGTATGGGAATAAATACCGGCCATGTCATTGTGGGCAACCTGGGAATCAAAAACCGCATCGAATACACCGTCATCGGCGCCGATGTCAACCTGGGCCAGCGCATGGAAGGCGCCGCCCCCGCCGGCGGCATCCTCGTTACCTCCGCAGTCCGTGAAAAAACGCAGGATATGTTCAGCTTTGGCGAAAGGCGGGAAGTCCGAGTCAAGGGCTACGAAAAACCTATCGAGGCTTACGAGGTGGTGTTTTTATGA
- a CDS encoding biotin--[acetyl-CoA-carboxylase] ligase, which translates to MQVNQNIPCISVKAYILEQFRQKKGCFFTGEALARQLGVSRVAVWKGVKALIAAGYPIEGDDKGYRWIQEKESLTGDDFLYPWEFEEREKLFHHWVSTDSTMNRAAELAGRLYPGGSVITAEEQTSGRGRNSRTWNSQKGGLFFTLLERPFLSALEYPKLSMAAQIASARAISRMSGKRALLRWPNDIYVEGKKIAGILTEFRAEGDRLDWIAIGMGINVNNKVSQKSAANRSSNYSANSSTNLSELTGHSISRRETLLAVLNEWDKIKNADSYELGKHWNSMAEGRGRKVMAVEGKEKENRPVERGIFLGVDVLGRGVIKNDRDEKRAFSPGSVSFLF; encoded by the coding sequence ATGCAGGTTAACCAAAATATCCCATGCATCTCGGTAAAAGCATACATTCTGGAGCAATTTCGACAGAAAAAGGGCTGTTTTTTCACCGGCGAAGCCCTTGCCAGACAACTTGGGGTTTCGCGGGTAGCGGTTTGGAAGGGCGTTAAGGCCCTTATAGCTGCGGGGTATCCTATAGAAGGGGATGATAAAGGCTACCGCTGGATTCAGGAAAAGGAAAGCCTCACAGGGGACGATTTCCTCTACCCCTGGGAATTCGAAGAAAGGGAAAAGCTGTTTCACCATTGGGTATCTACAGACAGCACCATGAACCGGGCGGCGGAATTGGCCGGCAGACTATACCCCGGAGGGTCCGTAATCACCGCCGAGGAGCAGACTTCGGGCAGAGGGAGAAACAGCAGAACCTGGAATTCCCAAAAAGGGGGGCTTTTCTTTACTCTTCTGGAACGTCCTTTTTTATCGGCCCTCGAATATCCCAAACTTTCCATGGCCGCCCAGATTGCTTCCGCTAGGGCAATTTCCCGCATGTCGGGAAAAAGGGCTTTGCTCCGCTGGCCCAATGATATTTATGTGGAAGGCAAAAAAATCGCAGGAATACTGACAGAATTCAGAGCCGAGGGGGACAGGCTGGATTGGATCGCTATAGGCATGGGTATCAATGTGAACAACAAGGTCAGCCAAAAAAGCGCAGCCAATCGCTCTTCGAATTATTCCGCAAACTCTTCGACAAACCTGTCAGAATTAACCGGACATTCCATTTCGCGCCGGGAAACCCTGCTGGCTGTCCTTAATGAATGGGACAAGATAAAAAACGCGGATTCTTACGAACTCGGGAAACACTGGAATTCCATGGCTGAGGGCAGGGGGCGAAAGGTCATGGCTGTGGAGGGCAAGGAAAAAGAAAACCGGCCTGTTGAAAGAGGCATCTTCCTCGGCGTGGATGTTCTGGGCCGGGGGGTCATAAAAAATGACCGGGATGAGAAACGCGCTTTTTCGCCCGGATCTGTTTCATTTTTATTTTAG
- a CDS encoding biotin transporter BioY, which yields MEKSKTISGRKTLLKICLAALFGALTAAGTFISIPVPVSPVPIVLQNLFALLSGLILGPFLGGAAVGLYLLAGAIGVPVFAGAVGGIAHFAGPTGGFLFGYLLAAVVGGLIAGRPRVAKAAPLWRIICAAVLGLLAIYVPGVIWLKFSRNLNWAQALAGGFIPFVIGDAIKAVVAIIAAPRLRRAVADHLEG from the coding sequence ATGGAAAAATCGAAAACAATTTCGGGGAGAAAGACTCTCCTCAAAATTTGCCTTGCGGCTCTCTTTGGCGCCTTAACCGCGGCGGGGACTTTTATTTCCATACCGGTGCCGGTTTCGCCAGTGCCCATAGTGCTGCAAAATCTTTTTGCCTTGTTGTCAGGTTTGATACTTGGGCCTTTCCTTGGAGGGGCCGCGGTAGGGCTTTACCTTTTGGCAGGCGCTATAGGGGTGCCGGTATTCGCAGGGGCAGTGGGCGGCATTGCCCATTTTGCAGGGCCCACCGGGGGATTTCTTTTTGGATATCTTTTGGCAGCTGTTGTGGGCGGCCTGATTGCGGGGCGGCCAAGGGTGGCCAAGGCTGCTCCCCTTTGGCGCATTATTTGCGCGGCGGTTCTCGGCCTGCTTGCAATCTACGTGCCAGGGGTAATTTGGCTCAAATTCAGCAGGAATTTAAATTGGGCCCAGGCCCTGGCAGGGGGCTTTATTCCTTTTGTCATAGGCGATGCGATTAAAGCCGTAGTGGCAATAATTGCAGCGCCCAGGCTCAGGAGGGCTGTAGCCGATCATCTTGAAGGATAA
- a CDS encoding energy-coupling factor ABC transporter ATP-binding protein: protein MKDKEVLFKVRSLRKRFPNGFEAISNLDLDIYKGECLLMAGSNGSGKTLLMRMLAGLQEPTEGSIFFKGIALPQCTGLLRRSLGIVFQDADSQIVGETVEEDIRFGPENLKLGKDEIGRRVEDALEMLEMKTKRDFPPRRLSGGEKRRLAVAGVIAMGCDTIIMDEPFANLDMIGVVQVIKIIKDLKQAGRTAIILTHELEKVLALADRLVILDKGRIRADGKPEEVLDSLDPGWGVRDPRMGWEAFAHD from the coding sequence TTGAAGGATAAGGAAGTCCTATTTAAGGTACGGTCCCTCAGGAAAAGATTCCCCAATGGCTTTGAAGCCATCAGCAATTTGGATCTCGATATATACAAAGGGGAATGTCTCCTTATGGCAGGGTCCAACGGCTCGGGGAAAACACTGCTTATGCGCATGCTGGCGGGGCTTCAGGAGCCTACAGAGGGAAGCATTTTTTTTAAGGGGATTGCCCTTCCCCAATGCACCGGCCTGCTCCGCAGATCCCTGGGCATTGTATTCCAGGATGCGGATTCCCAAATCGTCGGCGAAACCGTGGAAGAGGATATACGCTTCGGCCCTGAAAACCTCAAGCTTGGCAAAGACGAAATAGGCAGGCGCGTTGAAGATGCCCTTGAAATGCTGGAAATGAAAACCAAAAGGGACTTCCCTCCCCGCCGTCTGTCGGGCGGCGAAAAACGACGCCTTGCGGTCGCGGGAGTCATAGCCATGGGCTGCGATACCATCATCATGGATGAGCCTTTTGCCAATCTGGATATGATCGGGGTAGTGCAGGTAATCAAGATAATCAAAGATTTGAAACAGGCAGGCAGGACTGCCATCATACTCACCCATGAGCTTGAAAAAGTCCTGGCTCTCGCGGACAGGCTTGTCATTCTGGACAAGGGCAGAATCAGGGCTGATGGGAAACCCGAAGAAGTCCTCGACAGCCTCGACCCAGGCTGGGGGGTGCGTGATCCCCGCATGGGCTGGGAAGCCTTCGCTCATGATTAA
- a CDS encoding CbiQ family ECF transporter T component, with protein sequence MIKNRQCPWAYRKGNSFVHRLNGGVKLLILLLLSIAVFFPNFIVLPVIGMILVLGALNAGIKPWELLRGSGPLFMIVIAVILLQGFHISPFSFDSSGLKEGCIFGIQMALSFSAGALLFSVATMGEIKKSLARLEALLHVKHLRLSLGLSLMLGFLPRFFEVWESAELAWESRGGKKSLRFFIVIMPLVIEGLMETAAETAAALESRGALMID encoded by the coding sequence ATGATTAAGAACCGGCAATGCCCCTGGGCTTACCGCAAGGGGAATTCTTTTGTCCACCGTTTGAACGGGGGCGTAAAGCTGCTCATCCTCCTTCTCCTTTCCATAGCCGTATTTTTCCCCAATTTCATCGTACTCCCCGTTATCGGCATGATTCTTGTTTTAGGAGCATTGAACGCGGGGATAAAACCATGGGAACTGCTCAGGGGGAGCGGCCCCCTTTTCATGATTGTAATTGCAGTAATTCTGCTCCAGGGCTTTCATATTTCACCCTTTTCTTTTGACAGTTCAGGTTTAAAAGAGGGCTGCATTTTCGGCATACAAATGGCCCTTTCTTTTTCCGCAGGGGCACTGCTCTTTTCCGTTGCCACCATGGGGGAAATCAAAAAATCCCTCGCGAGGCTTGAAGCCCTCCTTCACGTAAAACATTTGAGGCTGAGCCTGGGGCTTTCGCTGATGCTTGGTTTTCTGCCCCGCTTTTTTGAAGTCTGGGAATCCGCGGAGCTTGCCTGGGAAAGCCGGGGCGGGAAAAAGAGTCTCCGCTTTTTTATTGTCATCATGCCTCTGGTGATCGAAGGGCTCATGGAGACAGCGGCCGAAACTGCGGCAGCTCTGGAATCGCGGGGCGCTCTTATGATAGACTGA
- a CDS encoding TonB-dependent receptor plug domain-containing protein, with amino-acid sequence MALGKKIFFLIIALSFSVFNLLWARDVEIIVEDTDLGIPLEGAAIRSWDNSDYMCDENGIVIISVPDDRQVTIQVQYPGYENGRLIIPLKGDSFKLGLRLGGVMESRELVIEARRPGSSETKSGRSVAISGEALERSSQIGLIEDVMTSIKLLPGVGYTGMFNAMPSIRGGEPGDLMAVLDGFYIENPYHWGGGFSIFDPHMVASAQLSHGIFSTRYGHTISGLLEITSKKASPDLAELELGLSTSAVNLNLSMPLGTRGGLMVMGKVTYWDPFVWAVKQLSKVIDNDTLQMVNAVTTAPYIRSSAINVNYRFNADLEWTAEAFIGADGVGADYSNESNDEYVKSKSHMVFDWDNLQGFLITGLTFNPRRDMVLKTTAGAGFAQAKIDGEINYDYLTAKYTNDIIADHPSLVPPYSYTLDNDDIGMNVKSDDSALNIQGRIDYDWSLGNGFLWSIGAQEIYSHHTAKQEGRFFAEMQYFDTAVMELKYIHFPRQFGIDFSNGMFNTSAYTLLEYLAPGGRFGAELGLRVDHFYFSGDGFDIQTVPVLNPRLNLDFNVFKNKGIFDSFDLTAGTGLFSSMNDAVASIQLDSGIDDFTLKPNRSWTSVVGMRTDIMEEWSFNLEGYFKFVYDRAYQYLYTQLGAVPEQRYRFNGDGIIWGFDAMLQKFDSRYWDGWLSYTFTYAKYHQPEKPLTELSPSLNTELEDSGWYYPGFHRFHNINMVINFKPLRNFNIYTRLGIASGRLKPEITGKITSYLVDLYDDSGAPTGKQIIKYKRESEYNENSRTTWSIPLDTKFSYFIFNPKTKMQTEIYLGAENLLSLVYVAKANTSFNQYTGKEDTGSDSANYEMPIPMVSFGLKWSY; translated from the coding sequence TTGGCCTTAGGCAAAAAAATATTTTTCCTCATCATTGCTTTATCCTTCTCGGTTTTTAATTTGCTCTGGGCAAGGGATGTGGAGATCATTGTGGAAGACACTGACCTCGGCATTCCCCTTGAAGGCGCTGCGATACGTTCCTGGGATAACAGCGATTATATGTGCGATGAGAACGGGATAGTCATAATTTCCGTGCCTGATGACAGGCAGGTTACCATACAGGTTCAGTACCCAGGTTATGAAAACGGCAGGCTCATCATCCCCCTGAAGGGCGACAGCTTTAAGCTGGGCTTAAGGCTCGGCGGGGTTATGGAATCACGGGAGCTTGTGATCGAGGCCAGGCGTCCTGGTTCAAGCGAAACAAAAAGCGGCCGCAGCGTTGCGATTTCAGGGGAAGCCCTGGAGCGATCATCCCAGATAGGCCTTATCGAAGACGTGATGACTTCCATCAAGCTCCTTCCGGGGGTAGGCTATACAGGCATGTTCAATGCCATGCCTTCCATACGCGGAGGAGAACCCGGCGACCTCATGGCTGTGCTGGACGGTTTTTATATTGAGAACCCTTACCATTGGGGCGGCGGATTTTCAATCTTCGATCCCCACATGGTAGCCAGCGCCCAGCTTTCCCATGGCATTTTTTCCACCCGTTACGGGCATACCATTTCGGGGCTTCTGGAAATCACTTCAAAAAAAGCCTCCCCTGATTTGGCGGAGCTTGAGCTTGGCTTGTCCACCAGCGCAGTCAATTTGAATCTTTCCATGCCTTTGGGAACCAGGGGCGGCCTTATGGTTATGGGGAAAGTTACCTACTGGGATCCTTTTGTCTGGGCTGTCAAGCAGCTTTCCAAGGTAATTGACAACGACACTCTTCAGATGGTCAATGCGGTAACCACTGCCCCGTATATCAGAAGCAGCGCTATAAATGTAAACTATCGCTTCAATGCGGATCTTGAATGGACTGCCGAGGCTTTTATAGGCGCGGACGGGGTAGGCGCCGACTACTCCAACGAGAGCAATGATGAATATGTCAAAAGCAAATCCCATATGGTTTTTGACTGGGACAATCTCCAGGGTTTTTTAATAACCGGCCTTACTTTTAACCCCCGGCGGGATATGGTCCTTAAAACCACTGCGGGGGCAGGGTTTGCCCAGGCTAAAATTGACGGGGAAATTAATTATGATTACCTGACCGCAAAATACACAAATGATATTATTGCGGATCATCCTAGCCTTGTGCCGCCCTACTCTTATACTCTTGATAATGATGATATCGGCATGAATGTCAAAAGCGATGATTCCGCCCTGAATATCCAGGGCCGCATCGATTATGACTGGAGCCTGGGCAACGGCTTCCTTTGGAGCATCGGGGCACAGGAAATTTACAGCCATCATACTGCCAAACAGGAAGGCCGGTTTTTTGCGGAGATGCAGTACTTTGACACAGCCGTAATGGAACTTAAATATATTCACTTCCCCAGGCAGTTTGGAATAGATTTCAGCAATGGAATGTTCAATACTTCCGCATACACCCTTTTGGAATACCTTGCGCCGGGTGGGCGTTTCGGCGCAGAATTAGGATTAAGGGTTGACCATTTTTATTTTTCCGGTGACGGCTTTGACATTCAGACCGTGCCGGTGCTTAACCCTAGGCTCAATCTGGACTTCAATGTTTTTAAAAACAAAGGCATTTTTGATTCTTTTGATCTCACCGCCGGGACAGGCCTTTTTTCTTCCATGAATGACGCGGTCGCTTCCATACAGCTGGATTCGGGCATTGATGATTTTACCTTAAAGCCTAACCGCTCATGGACTTCTGTCGTAGGTATGCGGACCGACATTATGGAAGAGTGGAGTTTTAACCTGGAGGGTTATTTTAAATTCGTATATGACCGGGCGTATCAATACCTCTATACCCAGCTGGGCGCAGTTCCGGAACAGAGATACCGATTTAATGGCGACGGCATCATCTGGGGTTTTGACGCGATGCTCCAGAAATTTGATTCCCGGTATTGGGACGGCTGGCTTTCCTACACCTTCACGTACGCAAAGTACCATCAGCCTGAAAAGCCTCTCACTGAACTTTCACCGTCCCTCAATACGGAGCTTGAGGATTCAGGCTGGTATTATCCGGGATTTCACCGTTTCCACAATATAAACATGGTAATCAATTTTAAGCCCCTAAGGAATTTCAATATTTATACCCGCCTTGGCATTGCATCGGGAAGGCTTAAACCCGAAATAACCGGAAAAATCACCAGCTATCTTGTCGATCTTTATGATGACAGCGGCGCTCCAACAGGGAAACAAATCATAAAGTACAAGCGGGAATCCGAATACAACGAAAATTCCAGGACCACCTGGTCAATTCCGCTGGACACGAAATTTTCATATTTTATTTTCAACCCTAAAACAAAGATGCAAACAGAAATTTACCTTGGAGCCGAAAACCTGCTTTCCCTTGTGTATGTCGCTAAGGCAAACACCAGCTTTAACCAGTATACCGGCAAGGAAGATACAGGGAGCGACAGCGCCAATTATGAAATGCCCATACCCATGGTTTCTTTTGGATTAAAATGGAGCTATTAA
- a CDS encoding MotA/TolQ/ExbB proton channel family protein → MGSSFSLLELFVLGGFFMWPLLFFSIATIAIAMERAIYLLYHNLRLDDLKDATEEFIRSKDLNGAREYLEKLTKRRIGARILLVLINRAIGANGKPISEHRLEKAAETEAVTCINSLENGFNFLTALGSLSPLTGFLGTVSGMIGAFKSIAEASDVNAQIVANGIYEALITTVFGLVIAIIAMVAHSLFTHVVDKFSAEVERSCSDIISLLSDEAPEA, encoded by the coding sequence ATGGGATCATCATTTTCTTTGCTTGAGCTTTTTGTTTTGGGCGGCTTTTTTATGTGGCCCCTGCTTTTCTTTTCCATTGCCACCATAGCCATTGCCATGGAACGTGCTATATACCTCCTCTACCATAACCTGCGCCTGGATGATCTTAAGGATGCAACCGAAGAATTTATACGCAGCAAAGATCTCAACGGGGCCAGGGAATATTTGGAAAAGCTCACCAAAAGGCGCATAGGGGCAAGAATTCTTCTGGTGCTCATCAACCGTGCCATTGGCGCCAATGGAAAGCCAATTTCAGAGCACCGCCTTGAAAAGGCTGCGGAAACAGAGGCTGTTACCTGCATTAATTCATTGGAAAACGGCTTTAATTTCCTCACCGCCCTGGGTTCCCTCTCCCCTCTTACCGGGTTTTTGGGCACTGTCTCGGGCATGATAGGGGCTTTCAAGTCTATTGCGGAGGCATCTGATGTAAATGCCCAAATCGTAGCGAACGGCATATATGAAGCCCTTATTACTACGGTCTTCGGCCTCGTTATTGCCATCATCGCCATGGTAGCCCATTCCCTCTTTACCCATGTGGTGGATAAATTTTCCGCCGAAGTCGAGAGATCCTGTTCCGATATTATCTCCCTATTAAGCGACGAGGCTCCAGAGGCATGA
- a CDS encoding ExbD/TolR family protein — translation MKLQRRKRAGFLESSAASDMAFLLIIYFIVIAGFNINKGFLMNLPARDSMRMILKDDLMRFDMDGRGDISYEGNSLAPAEAERLIQRAATSRPNLAVVLSINPGAPWQQVVSFVELAQKLEINSFSFNMKGDS, via the coding sequence ATGAAACTCCAAAGGCGCAAAAGGGCAGGCTTCCTGGAATCCAGCGCTGCAAGCGATATGGCATTTCTCCTTATTATCTATTTTATAGTCATTGCGGGCTTTAATATTAATAAGGGTTTCCTTATGAACCTTCCGGCCAGGGATTCAATGCGCATGATCCTGAAAGATGATCTTATGCGGTTTGATATGGACGGCAGGGGCGATATTTCTTACGAAGGGAATTCGTTGGCCCCTGCGGAAGCCGAAAGATTGATTCAGCGGGCCGCCACGAGCCGCCCCAATTTGGCCGTAGTCCTGTCAATAAACCCAGGCGCGCCATGGCAGCAGGTGGTTTCCTTTGTGGAATTGGCGCAAAAGCTTGAGATAAATTCCTTTTCATTTAACATGAAGGGGGATTCATGA
- a CDS encoding ExbD/TolR family protein translates to MKLARKQKNFIVPLNSMSDVAFLLLIFIMLVSLINYRKEVKIDYPEAETAKKTSAEKNLEIWVDRFGSLYLDGDLCDINTIEAGIVNAYQNAPDTRVHIIADRDTPFEHIHKVLEILQILQYRVVSFVVKDA, encoded by the coding sequence ATGAAATTAGCGCGAAAACAAAAGAATTTTATAGTCCCCTTGAATTCCATGTCCGATGTGGCGTTCCTTCTCCTCATTTTTATTATGCTTGTATCGCTTATTAATTACCGAAAGGAAGTCAAGATCGATTACCCCGAAGCTGAAACTGCAAAAAAGACCAGCGCCGAAAAAAACCTCGAAATTTGGGTGGATCGTTTTGGAAGCCTTTATTTGGACGGCGATTTATGCGATATCAATACCATAGAAGCGGGCATTGTCAACGCATATCAAAATGCCCCTGATACACGGGTGCATATCATTGCGGATCGTGACACCCCCTTTGAGCATATACACAAAGTCCTTGAGATCCTGCAAATACTTCAATACCGGGTAGTAAGTTTCGTGGTCAAAGATGCCTAA
- a CDS encoding energy transducer TonB, which yields MPNAKHSGENKIRLLIFMLVAALHGILLFFVVFHFKNEIKAEEPPANVMKLVDVREQLPPPPPPRERPPEIVQNTVEAVAETMIETDEVPDAVITSTLPYVEEETIEYLPMNKVSRLPEFPEDQIKRAIVYPPIALRSNIEGTVYLELFVDRQGVIRQISILRETPEGRGFGEAAVNAFKGIQGKPAESNGQIVAVRYRYPIRFTIR from the coding sequence ATGCCTAACGCAAAACATTCCGGTGAAAACAAAATACGCCTCCTCATTTTTATGCTTGTCGCGGCTCTTCACGGTATTTTGCTGTTCTTTGTGGTGTTCCATTTTAAAAATGAGATAAAGGCCGAAGAGCCCCCTGCAAATGTAATGAAGCTTGTGGACGTACGGGAGCAGCTCCCCCCTCCCCCGCCGCCCAGGGAAAGGCCCCCTGAAATTGTCCAGAACACCGTTGAGGCTGTGGCAGAAACCATGATCGAAACTGACGAAGTCCCTGATGCGGTAATTACAAGCACCCTTCCCTATGTGGAGGAAGAAACCATAGAGTATCTTCCCATGAACAAGGTATCAAGGCTCCCGGAGTTTCCCGAGGATCAGATAAAACGAGCCATTGTGTATCCCCCCATTGCCCTGCGTTCCAATATTGAAGGGACGGTCTACCTTGAACTTTTTGTGGATCGCCAGGGGGTAATACGCCAGATATCAATATTGAGGGAAACACCTGAAGGCAGGGGCTTCGGGGAGGCTGCGGTCAATGCCTTTAAAGGCATACAGGGCAAGCCCGCCGAATCAAATGGGCAAATTGTAGCAGTGCGTTACCGTTATCCTATACGCTTTACCATCAGGTAG